One Bacillota bacterium DNA window includes the following coding sequences:
- a CDS encoding TatD family deoxyribonuclease: protein MPDLIDTHAHLNHPRLTDNLDQVLAAAKAAGVGTIINIGYDLSSSHASVELAAIHPCIFAAVGFHPHWANDFSEANYISLKELAQRPEVVAIGEIGLDYFRDNSPREVQRTVFRRQLELVCELKMPVIVHTRDAIGDTVKILTEFGPFVAGGVMHCYSGSAEMVRDFLSLNLSISLGGPVTFKNARRAKEVAAAVPAERLLLETDCPYLAPHPHRGSTNHPAYLAIIAAEVAAIRNTDIDSLADQTSANARKLFNI, encoded by the coding sequence ATGCCGGACTTAATTGACACCCATGCCCATCTTAATCATCCCCGTTTAACAGACAATCTTGATCAGGTGCTGGCCGCTGCCAAGGCGGCAGGAGTCGGAACGATAATAAATATTGGCTACGACCTGTCTTCCAGCCACGCTTCCGTAGAGTTGGCGGCAATCCACCCCTGTATTTTTGCTGCTGTTGGCTTCCACCCCCATTGGGCCAATGATTTTTCTGAAGCGAATTATATAAGCTTGAAAGAACTGGCTCAGCGTCCGGAGGTGGTGGCCATTGGCGAAATTGGATTGGATTATTTCCGGGATAACTCTCCCCGGGAGGTCCAACGTACCGTGTTCCGTCGGCAATTGGAGCTCGTTTGCGAGTTAAAAATGCCGGTAATAGTACATACCCGGGACGCAATCGGCGATACTGTGAAAATTCTCACGGAGTTTGGTCCGTTTGTGGCCGGCGGCGTCATGCATTGTTACTCCGGATCTGCGGAAATGGTAAGGGATTTTTTGAGTCTCAATCTAAGTATTTCTCTGGGGGGACCGGTAACTTTTAAAAACGCAAGGCGTGCCAAGGAGGTTGCGGCTGCTGTTCCCGCTGAGAGATTATTGTTGGAGACAGATTGTCCCTATCTGGCTCCGCATCCCCATCGCGGCAGCACAAATCACCCTGCATATTTAGCAATAATTGCGGCTGAAGTCGCTGCAATTCGTAATACAGATATCGACTCGCTCGCCGACCAAACCAGCGCCAACGCCCGAAAACTTTTCAATATCTGA
- a CDS encoding tRNA1(Val) (adenine(37)-N6)-methyltransferase, whose translation MNKLLLPGERLDDLGDGLRIIQRRDVFAFSSDAVLLANFVSLFRGERVIDLGTGTGVIPLLISKRRPLRQIVALEIQAQLVEMCRRSVAFNGLNTLIDVVHADLREVRDSIPPESFNVVTANPPYMPADTGSVNKNQAIAVARHELFCKLEDVIKAAAWLVMYGGKFAMVHRPQRLADICGLMLTHRLQPKRMQLIHPRAGREAEMVLIEAEKGARPGLRVLAPLFLNGSESV comes from the coding sequence ATGAACAAGTTATTGCTGCCCGGTGAACGCCTTGATGATTTGGGTGACGGCCTGAGGATTATTCAACGGCGGGATGTGTTTGCATTTTCATCGGACGCGGTTTTATTAGCTAATTTTGTCAGCTTATTCCGAGGCGAACGTGTGATCGATTTGGGCACAGGTACAGGTGTAATACCGCTATTAATCAGCAAGCGCCGCCCGCTCCGGCAGATTGTGGCTCTGGAAATTCAGGCCCAGCTGGTGGAGATGTGTCGGCGCTCTGTTGCTTTTAACGGTTTGAATACATTGATTGATGTAGTCCACGCTGATTTGCGGGAGGTTAGAGACAGCATACCTCCGGAAAGCTTTAATGTGGTCACTGCCAATCCTCCGTATATGCCTGCGGACACTGGCTCTGTCAATAAAAATCAGGCAATTGCAGTCGCCAGACATGAATTGTTTTGTAAATTGGAAGATGTCATTAAAGCCGCTGCCTGGCTGGTAATGTACGGGGGTAAATTTGCTATGGTGCACCGGCCCCAGCGTCTTGCTGATATCTGCGGTTTGATGCTCACGCACCGATTACAACCGAAACGTATGCAGCTGATCCATCCCCGAGCCGGACGGGAAGCAGAAATGGTACTGATTGAAGCGGAAAAAGGCGCCCGTCCTGGGTTGCGGGTGTTGGCGCCGTTGTTTTTGAATGGGAGTGAATCTGTATGA
- a CDS encoding class I tRNA ligase family protein, translating to MRRRSLTVQKKSCFISIQPSALPNQAARIAADSLSRLKQITGNEVELYVWGNTDAFTFASASSLRPGEAGVGSEIMGSVIQQLEDLRRLDRMQKEGLLCPNCQTEQHADHCTDCEEKAEHAQFVELSLKPDEHKDYQAKLIEQLLPRAVAGEQLSGLIGEPALRLAAVRDGCVMATPWFREFCDVLHACGYGSDENRFTRVWPTAVLFVSKSWLHTTGLAWTIALSALDIALPRWAVYGDIIFTRNENEPVECTELARNYGDDGLRFFYLQQKVALAQLSVPEEQLIQKINQYLANNLGNVVARVASLITRYADGIVPRPNVLTRQTGDLELREMALSVPRQVEASIEQQDLPGAVATVWRLIAQLNKYIEETSPWQMEGQTDSERLHTVLYSLGEALRFIGVVLKPLMPEAAGKILSQLGIGGSVELQSWSSLAQWGQLRPGTRVQQTPPLFPRIQPLNTRLAEDQVHILREDLSRVSFIVVRVVSAQRIAAERMSLVVFDGHMRRKVIIPAGRFTPGQLVGKKLVYVANLINLEIDGETSEGEVLFSEAGDGMPSLITVEEDIPEGSKIYAGLN from the coding sequence ATGAGACGGAGGTCGCTTACAGTGCAGAAAAAATCCTGTTTTATCAGCATCCAGCCCTCCGCACTGCCTAACCAGGCAGCGCGGATTGCTGCGGATTCTCTGAGCCGCCTCAAGCAAATTACCGGGAACGAAGTGGAATTATACGTCTGGGGTAATACAGATGCCTTTACCTTTGCTTCGGCAAGCAGCCTTCGTCCTGGAGAAGCTGGCGTTGGGTCCGAGATAATGGGATCCGTTATTCAGCAACTGGAAGATTTGAGGCGCTTAGACCGCATGCAAAAGGAGGGTTTGCTCTGCCCTAACTGTCAAACCGAACAACATGCCGACCACTGCACGGATTGCGAAGAGAAAGCAGAACATGCACAATTTGTCGAGCTCAGTTTGAAGCCGGATGAACATAAGGATTACCAGGCAAAGCTTATAGAACAACTATTGCCCCGTGCCGTCGCTGGTGAGCAATTATCCGGCTTAATAGGCGAGCCCGCCCTAAGATTGGCGGCAGTCAGGGACGGCTGTGTTATGGCCACTCCGTGGTTTAGAGAATTTTGCGACGTCCTACACGCATGTGGATATGGTTCGGATGAGAATCGTTTCACGCGAGTTTGGCCAACAGCAGTTTTGTTCGTGAGCAAATCATGGCTCCATACCACGGGCCTTGCTTGGACAATCGCACTGTCTGCGCTGGATATAGCGCTGCCCCGTTGGGCTGTTTACGGCGATATTATTTTTACCCGCAATGAAAATGAGCCTGTGGAATGTACAGAACTGGCCCGAAATTACGGTGATGATGGTCTGCGATTCTTTTATTTGCAACAGAAAGTTGCATTGGCGCAGTTGTCGGTGCCCGAAGAACAGCTAATTCAAAAGATAAATCAATACCTGGCAAACAACCTTGGTAATGTTGTGGCCCGGGTTGCATCACTTATTACTCGCTACGCCGATGGGATTGTGCCCCGGCCCAATGTTTTGACTCGGCAGACCGGCGATCTTGAACTCAGGGAAATGGCCCTCTCGGTCCCCCGGCAGGTTGAGGCCAGTATCGAGCAACAAGATTTGCCGGGAGCAGTGGCAACCGTTTGGCGGCTTATTGCCCAGCTCAACAAATATATTGAGGAAACCAGTCCCTGGCAAATGGAAGGCCAAACCGACAGTGAGCGACTGCATACCGTCCTATACAGCTTGGGTGAGGCCCTGCGTTTTATTGGCGTAGTTCTGAAACCATTAATGCCAGAAGCCGCCGGCAAAATCCTGTCCCAGCTGGGTATCGGTGGCTCAGTAGAGCTCCAATCCTGGTCCTCCCTAGCCCAGTGGGGCCAATTGAGACCTGGGACAAGGGTGCAACAGACGCCGCCCCTGTTCCCACGGATTCAGCCCCTGAATACCCGGCTTGCTGAAGATCAGGTCCATATTCTCAGGGAAGACTTGAGCCGTGTGAGTTTTATTGTGGTGAGAGTTGTATCTGCCCAGAGGATTGCTGCCGAGCGTATGTCTTTGGTCGTTTTTGATGGACATATGCGCCGGAAAGTGATTATTCCAGCCGGGAGGTTTACCCCCGGCCAATTGGTTGGTAAAAAACTCGTATATGTGGCCAATTTGATTAACTTAGAAATTGACGGTGAGACCAGCGAAGGGGAAGTGCTGTTCTCTGAAGCCGGCGACGGTATGCCCAGTCTAATCACAGTCGAAGAAGATATTCCCGAAGGGAGCAAAATTTATGCCGGACTTAATTGA
- a CDS encoding stage 0 sporulation family protein, which translates to MYTVVGVRFKDAGKIYYFDPASHQLQQGDDVIVETVRGVEFGQVTAPPGEVPEDEVVQPLKKVVRPATEADREKVEENKERAREAMQTCARKIEKHKLEMKLVDAEYTFDNSKIIFYFTADGRVDFRELVKDLAATYRTRIELRQIGVRDEAKMLGGLGGCGRPLCCATFLSEFQPVSIKMAKEQNLSLNPTKISGVCGRLMCCLRYESEFYHEARQGLPDLGKTVNTKQGRVKVVEVNVLKRKFVGQNLESGSFLELTPDDMPN; encoded by the coding sequence ATGTATACAGTAGTTGGAGTTAGATTCAAAGACGCCGGAAAAATATATTATTTTGACCCTGCCAGCCACCAGCTGCAACAAGGTGATGACGTAATCGTTGAAACAGTCAGAGGGGTTGAATTTGGCCAGGTAACTGCGCCCCCCGGGGAAGTCCCCGAAGATGAGGTTGTGCAGCCGTTAAAGAAGGTGGTGCGCCCCGCCACTGAGGCTGACAGGGAAAAGGTTGAAGAGAATAAGGAACGGGCCCGGGAAGCGATGCAAACTTGTGCCCGGAAGATAGAAAAACATAAACTGGAAATGAAGCTGGTTGACGCCGAGTACACTTTTGATAATTCCAAGATAATCTTTTATTTTACTGCCGATGGCAGGGTTGATTTTCGGGAGTTGGTCAAAGATCTGGCTGCCACATATCGGACCAGGATAGAACTGCGCCAAATTGGCGTTAGGGATGAAGCCAAGATGCTGGGGGGGCTAGGAGGCTGCGGACGGCCGTTATGCTGCGCCACCTTCCTTAGCGAGTTTCAACCGGTTTCTATCAAAATGGCAAAGGAGCAAAACCTGTCCTTAAATCCCACAAAAATTTCTGGGGTCTGCGGTAGACTCATGTGTTGTCTGCGCTACGAATCGGAATTTTACCATGAGGCGCGACAGGGGCTGCCGGATTTAGGTAAGACCGTTAACACCAAGCAGGGCAGAGTTAAGGTTGTGGAGGTCAATGTGCTCAAACGGAAGTTTGTCGGTCAAAATCTTGAGAGTGGCAGCTTTCTGGAGCTGACCCCGGATGATATGCCCAATTAG
- the rsmI gene encoding 16S rRNA (cytidine(1402)-2'-O)-methyltransferase, with protein sequence MSTLYICPTPLGNLEDITLRTLRVLRSVDIIAAEDTRHSRKLLEHFNISKPLVSYHQHSSSAQTEKLVARIAAGESVALISDAGTPGISDPGQSLIAMCIESGINVESLPGPSAVITALAAAGFPLAAFTFLGFLPRKGREAVNMIAEIAHPVVVYESPKRVKKLLERLDAKMPERPLLIARELTKLHQEYIRGTVRSVLADTDWDRVSRGEFTIVLGPWQPEVPEQDEGAIDAELAAVLATGVSVRDGVQIVSSRLGVSKNLVYDIATKKKDGLSNPS encoded by the coding sequence ATGAGCACCTTGTATATCTGCCCCACTCCATTGGGTAATTTAGAGGACATAACCTTGCGAACGCTAAGGGTTCTGCGATCAGTGGACATCATCGCCGCCGAGGATACTCGTCATTCCCGCAAGCTGTTGGAGCACTTCAACATATCAAAGCCATTGGTTAGTTATCATCAGCACAGTTCGTCGGCGCAAACAGAGAAGTTGGTCGCTAGGATTGCCGCGGGGGAATCGGTGGCTTTAATAAGTGATGCCGGCACACCCGGAATCTCTGATCCGGGCCAAAGCTTGATTGCAATGTGCATCGAGTCGGGGATAAACGTCGAGTCCCTGCCCGGCCCCAGCGCCGTGATTACCGCCCTTGCTGCCGCTGGATTCCCGCTCGCAGCTTTCACCTTTTTAGGTTTTTTGCCTCGAAAAGGCCGGGAGGCCGTGAATATGATTGCTGAAATTGCCCATCCTGTTGTGGTCTATGAGTCGCCTAAACGGGTGAAAAAGTTGCTGGAACGGCTGGATGCGAAGATGCCAGAACGTCCGTTGTTGATTGCCCGGGAATTAACCAAGCTACACCAGGAGTACATTCGGGGCACTGTGAGGTCGGTTTTGGCAGATACCGATTGGGATAGAGTCAGTCGCGGGGAGTTCACAATCGTTCTCGGCCCCTGGCAGCCGGAGGTGCCAGAACAGGATGAGGGCGCAATTGACGCTGAGCTGGCTGCAGTGTTGGCAACGGGCGTCAGTGTGCGGGATGGCGTGCAAATAGTGAGCAGCCGCCTCGGGGTGTCAAAAAACTTAGTCTATGATATCGCGACCAAAAAAAAAGACGGACTTAGTAATCCGTCTTAA
- a CDS encoding AbrB/MazE/SpoVT family DNA-binding domain-containing protein → MKSTGIVRKVDELGRVVLPIELRRTLDIKQKDSLEIYVDGERIILKKYSPACIFCGEAEGVTYFKGKNICSDCARQLND, encoded by the coding sequence ATGAAGTCTACCGGTATTGTACGCAAGGTTGATGAATTAGGTCGTGTCGTACTCCCAATTGAGCTTCGCCGCACACTGGATATCAAGCAAAAAGACTCGCTGGAGATTTACGTAGATGGAGAACGTATCATCCTTAAGAAATACTCCCCAGCCTGTATATTTTGCGGTGAAGCGGAAGGCGTTACCTATTTTAAAGGAAAAAATATCTGCTCTGACTGTGCCAGACAACTTAACGATTAA
- a CDS encoding DNA replication initiation control protein YabA, which yields MKQIEDNLEQFYVSWTQLKKEVSRLKTELEKLQKENRWLREQLPKPNQEELPVKEGQDALARLYHEGFHICHLQYGNLRSEGDCLFCISLLKK from the coding sequence ATGAAACAGATAGAAGACAACCTGGAGCAGTTCTATGTCAGTTGGACCCAGTTAAAAAAAGAGGTCTCCAGGTTAAAGACAGAGTTAGAAAAGTTGCAGAAGGAGAACCGGTGGCTGCGGGAACAATTACCAAAACCAAATCAAGAAGAGCTGCCGGTAAAAGAGGGGCAGGACGCCTTGGCGCGCTTGTATCATGAAGGATTTCACATCTGCCATTTGCAGTATGGAAATTTGCGCTCCGAAGGCGATTGTTTGTTCTGTATCTCTTTGCTAAAGAAATGA